The following proteins come from a genomic window of bacterium:
- a CDS encoding glycosyltransferase family 2 protein, translated as MKLSVIMPVYNEKDTIEKIIKKIEAVNLSKEIIIIDDYSSDGTREIIERIENKNVIKIFQKENKGKGSAIRAGLERASGDIIIIQDGDLEYSPEDYYKLVKPIMEGKASVVYGSRVLGKGKFSYLRYALGGKFLSFLTNILYGSHITDEPTCYKVFKAEVIKSINLKCKRFEFCPEVTAKVLKKGYKILELPISYYPRKIEEGKKINYKDGLKAIWTLIKYRFFD; from the coding sequence ATGAAGCTTTCTGTAATTATGCCGGTTTATAATGAGAAAGATACAATAGAAAAGATAATAAAAAAAATAGAAGCGGTTAATCTTTCAAAAGAGATTATCATCATTGACGATTATTCAAGTGATGGAACAAGGGAGATTATAGAGAGAATAGAGAATAAGAATGTTATCAAGATCTTTCAAAAAGAAAATAAAGGAAAAGGCTCTGCAATAAGGGCAGGGTTGGAAAGGGCATCGGGTGATATAATCATCATTCAGGATGGTGATTTGGAATATTCTCCAGAGGATTATTATAAGCTTGTTAAGCCTATTATGGAAGGAAAAGCAAGCGTTGTTTATGGCTCGCGTGTTTTGGGGAAGGGTAAGTTTTCTTATTTAAGATATGCCTTAGGGGGTAAATTTCTTTCTTTTCTTACAAACATCCTTTATGGCTCACATATTACAGATGAACCAACCTGTTACAAAGTTTTTAAGGCCGAGGTCATAAAGTCTATAAACCTTAAATGCAAAAGGTTTGAATTCTGCCCTGAGGTTACAGCCAAAGTCTTAAAGAAAGGTTATAAAATTTTAGAGCTTCCCATATCTTACTATCCAAGAAAAATAGAGGAGGGGAAAAAAATAAACTATAAGGATGGGCTAAAAGCAATATGGACACTTATAAAATATAGGTTTTTTGATTAA